One part of the Musa acuminata AAA Group cultivar baxijiao chromosome BXJ1-5, Cavendish_Baxijiao_AAA, whole genome shotgun sequence genome encodes these proteins:
- the LOC103985348 gene encoding uncharacterized protein LOC103985348 translates to MPRKGRKKTVKKSPLKPKDDGSAVPVTNGALDFEERQRAFNSREVERRTSAIQAICIAETENLLSRLRLLRSYLSKEQLETPALKFFHENLPNVTVTRNEKYQVFELQWKNREDYLLENPGGCKFARASISNALNMPAMCGLQFSVNSVKKNLLETANLQMPDFGLDEPSENQIRGRRDAFETPGATSNRLSFGMTPKTLRLPKNGEMLLSVHGSPLGVYKEESLAAIHESGDGSHEGAC, encoded by the exons ATGCCGAGAAAGGGCAGGAAGAAAACAGTAAAAAAATCTCCCTTGAAGCCCAAGGACGACGGGAGTGCTGTTCCGGTTACGAATGGTGCCCTCGATTTCGAGGAGCGACAACGTGCATTCAACAGTCGAGAAG TTGAACGGCGAACTTCTGCAATCCAAGCTATTTGTATAGCAGAGACTGAAAACTTGCTCTCGAGGTTGCGCTTGCTTCGATCGTACCTCAGCAAAGAACAGCTGGAGACTCCTGcattgaaatttttccatgagaaCTTGCCCAATGTAACAGTGACGAGGAATGAGAAGTACCAAGTTTTTGAGTTGCAATGGAAAAACAGGGAGGATTATTTACTTGAAAATCCTGGTGGTTGCAAATTTGCTCGTGCTTCAATTAGTAATGCTCTCAATATGCCAGCAATGTGTGGCCTTCAGTTTTCAGTCAACTCAG TGAAGAAGAACCTCCTAGAGACTGCAAACCTTCAGATGCCTGATTTT GGTTTAGATGAGCCATCCGAAAATCAGATTCGAGGAAGACGAGATGCATTTGAAACTCCTGGG GCAACTAGTAACAGGTTATCTTTTGGCATGACGCCGAAGACCCTAAGGCTACCAAAGAATGGTGAGATGCTCTTGTCTGTTCATGGTTCACCTCTGggtgtgtacaaagaagagagttTGGCAGCCATACATG AATCTGGAGATGGAAGTCATGAAGGTGCTTGCTGA